One Prolixibacteraceae bacterium DNA segment encodes these proteins:
- a CDS encoding efflux RND transporter permease subunit, whose product MVRDIKYRSKLSAFSIILIFSGLIIIGTSLVPLINFQLEPSRSLPSIVISYSWPDASARVIEKEVTTKVEGLLNSIRGIQEIKSVTSKGNGRINLYFKKGCNLDAIRFEVATLIRRIYSDLPEQVSYPMLSLGTGGRKTAPLLTYTINASSNSYFIQKYAEDNIIPKISAIKGVNKVRVYGATPFEWEIRFDSNVIDNFDIGADEISEAVNNYFRKEIIGVGDIAQEGDEIPKNIRLSLENDIPTELIWEKIPIKKLDNRVVFLTDIASVSYIEQMPNSYFRINGLNAINVVIYPEINVNNIKLSKCVKAEIANIRKNLPNGFSILLANDSSEFISKELRKIGYQTLFSMLILLLFVLLITLSFRYLVLITISLFSNLILAVILYYLLEIEIHLYSLAGITVSFGILIDNSIIMIDHIKHHNNKNAFLAVLAATLTTIGSLSVIFYLKEQQRINLMDFALVIMSNLSVSLLIALFFIPALMEKISLKSSKKRLFYRRKMRVIKLTHFYIRAIVFGKRFKWAFLILAILSFGIPIHWLPTKVEKDFFFASAYNKTIGSTCCQEDIKPIAEKVLGGTLRLFTEHVFENSFYSDPQQTKLNIMVSMPEGCTVQQLNEVTKKIENYISQYDEIEFFKTRINGYQNSNITIQFKPEFENSSFPYYLKKELNSKALSMGGLYWRVSGLGRAFINQSNFGDKNSKIILEGYNYDQLYAYAEELKSNLLENERIQEVDINGGDNSWRTHSLNEYFIDFNREQFCLNEISLNSFYSYLNNRSYKRYLKPVFSNNKNQFVSLVSNNEGGGNVWDLKNTPIQLNHKLYKLTNLGKVKQRRTGNDIHKHNQQYLLNVAYNFIGQIPLVIIVRDEYIKEMNKILPLGYLAKDNSSNLGKQNDKKRYYLLILIIAIIFLLTSILFESLIQPLVVISMIPISYIGVFLAFYLFDFNFDQGGFASFILLSGLVVNAGLYIINDYNNLKRRGTKQNNMQLYLKAFNHKIIPILLTIISSVLGLIPFIWMGQNEAFWFSFAVGAIGGLIFSLIAIFIYLPILMNLEIK is encoded by the coding sequence ATGGTACGAGATATAAAATATAGAAGTAAACTATCTGCTTTTAGCATCATTCTAATATTTTCTGGCTTAATAATAATAGGCACTAGCCTTGTTCCATTAATTAATTTTCAGCTTGAACCATCACGTTCATTACCCTCAATAGTAATTTCTTATTCCTGGCCAGATGCTTCAGCTCGGGTAATTGAAAAAGAGGTAACAACAAAAGTAGAAGGATTATTAAATTCAATTAGAGGAATTCAGGAAATAAAATCTGTTACATCAAAAGGAAATGGTAGAATAAATCTTTATTTCAAAAAAGGGTGCAATCTCGATGCCATTCGTTTTGAAGTCGCGACACTTATACGTCGGATCTATAGCGATTTACCAGAACAGGTTTCGTATCCGATGTTATCCCTCGGAACAGGTGGACGAAAAACCGCACCTTTATTAACTTATACTATAAACGCAAGTTCTAACTCGTACTTTATCCAAAAATATGCAGAGGACAATATTATCCCAAAAATTTCAGCCATTAAAGGAGTAAACAAAGTTCGGGTTTATGGTGCTACCCCATTTGAATGGGAAATTCGCTTTGATAGCAATGTAATAGATAACTTTGATATTGGAGCTGACGAAATTTCTGAAGCAGTAAATAATTATTTCCGTAAAGAGATAATTGGAGTTGGTGACATTGCTCAGGAAGGTGATGAAATCCCCAAAAATATTCGTCTTTCTCTCGAAAATGATATTCCTACAGAACTTATATGGGAGAAAATACCAATAAAAAAGCTGGATAATAGGGTTGTCTTCTTAACTGATATAGCAAGTGTATCGTATATAGAGCAAATGCCCAACTCTTATTTTCGTATAAATGGACTGAATGCTATTAATGTGGTAATCTATCCTGAAATTAATGTGAATAATATTAAACTGTCCAAATGTGTAAAAGCCGAGATTGCAAATATTAGGAAAAATCTGCCAAACGGCTTTTCTATTTTACTGGCAAATGATAGCAGTGAATTTATTTCCAAAGAGCTTCGCAAGATAGGCTATCAGACCTTGTTCTCTATGTTAATACTTTTACTATTTGTCTTACTTATTACTCTCAGTTTCCGTTATCTGGTTCTGATTACTATCAGTCTGTTTTCCAATCTGATTTTGGCGGTTATTCTTTATTATCTGTTAGAAATTGAAATTCATCTTTATTCACTCGCAGGGATAACTGTTTCTTTTGGAATTCTTATTGATAACAGCATTATAATGATCGACCATATAAAACACCACAACAATAAAAATGCATTTTTGGCTGTATTAGCTGCAACACTTACCACTATTGGATCTCTTTCGGTTATTTTTTATTTAAAAGAACAGCAACGCATTAACCTTATGGATTTTGCATTGGTTATTATGTCCAATCTTTCAGTTTCATTACTTATCGCTTTGTTTTTTATTCCAGCCTTAATGGAAAAAATAAGTTTAAAAAGTAGTAAAAAAAGACTTTTTTACCGGCGCAAAATGAGGGTTATAAAACTCACTCACTTTTACATTCGGGCTATTGTTTTTGGAAAAAGGTTTAAATGGGCATTCCTGATATTAGCTATTCTTAGTTTTGGGATACCAATTCATTGGTTGCCAACTAAAGTTGAAAAAGATTTCTTTTTTGCAAGTGCATACAACAAAACAATTGGCAGTACGTGTTGTCAGGAAGATATTAAACCCATTGCCGAAAAAGTTTTAGGAGGAACTTTGCGATTGTTTACCGAGCATGTTTTTGAAAATTCATTTTATTCTGATCCCCAACAAACCAAGTTGAATATAATGGTATCAATGCCAGAAGGATGCACCGTGCAACAACTTAACGAAGTCACTAAAAAAATAGAAAACTATATTAGCCAATACGATGAGATTGAGTTTTTCAAAACACGCATAAACGGTTATCAAAACTCAAACATTACCATACAGTTTAAACCGGAATTTGAAAACAGCTCCTTCCCATATTACCTAAAAAAAGAACTTAATTCAAAAGCTCTAAGTATGGGTGGTCTCTATTGGAGAGTTTCTGGTCTTGGTCGCGCCTTTATTAATCAGTCGAATTTTGGTGACAAAAACAGTAAGATTATTTTGGAAGGATACAATTACGACCAACTTTACGCCTATGCAGAGGAGTTAAAAAGTAATTTACTGGAAAACGAACGGATTCAGGAGGTAGATATAAATGGAGGGGACAACTCGTGGCGAACACATTCGTTAAACGAATATTTTATTGATTTTAATCGAGAGCAATTTTGCTTAAACGAAATTTCTTTAAACAGTTTTTACTCCTATCTGAATAACCGGTCATATAAACGTTATCTAAAACCCGTATTTTCCAATAATAAAAACCAATTCGTTTCTTTAGTTTCAAATAATGAAGGTGGGGGTAATGTTTGGGATCTTAAAAATACCCCTATCCAACTAAACCATAAACTATATAAATTAACAAACCTAGGAAAGGTTAAACAACGTAGAACAGGAAATGATATACATAAACACAACCAACAATACCTGTTAAATGTTGCTTACAATTTTATTGGTCAAATACCTTTGGTAATAATAGTAAGAGATGAATATATTAAAGAGATGAACAAAATCTTACCATTGGGATATCTTGCAAAAGACAATTCATCTAATTTGGGGAAACAGAACGACAAAAAACGGTATTACCTTTTGATCCTTATTATTGCAATAATATTTCTGCTAACCAGTATATTGTTCGAATCATTGATTCAACCACTTGTTGTGATCAGTATGATTCCCATTTCTTATATTGGAGTATTCCTCGCTTTTTACCTCTTCGATTTTAATTTTGACCAGGGCGGATTTGCATCATTTATACTTCTTAGTGGACTAGTCGTAAATGCAGGACTTTATATCATCAACGATTATAACAATCTAAAAAGAAGAGGCACCAAACAGAACAATATGCAACTATATTTAAAAGCCTTTAATCATAAAATAATTCCGATACTTTTAACTATCATTTCTTCCGTTCTGGGGCTAATCCCTTTTATATGGATGGGGCAAAACGAAGCATTTTGGTTTTCTTTTGCCGTTGGGGCAATAGGTGGATTGATTTTTTCGTTGATTGCAATATTTATTTATTTGCCCATATTAATGAACCTTGAAATAAAATAA
- a CDS encoding DUF4221 domain-containing protein produces the protein MRFLLIYTILSILLFSCNDKNKKVNIINNERSDINSSFFIKQDSFRVKIPNNSYNYYHVVELYDNRYLFAVNLLAPLQLNIIDLVEKKHIDQISIDPNLFKTTEITNMHVHNIDSIYFLSSQGPMVYLINRDGAEIDKWTSPELEIPYNLDSVLHSKGYGFATSSYLEGPDVDVKNSLLFVKLSPISSMDEIGDVNIKRHGVYDLKKRKWKFIFGKYKGVLEKKKEGRYYYDMQHPYQLKNNNHVYVTYPVDHSIYSYDLETNQYLGKIENNIPISENFPSPLYGKKALDYSSLIALRKATPYYGPLYYHKESKKYSRFFNHIDKKHRSIILFDENLKFIEIKTFKVSSISKIIACDDGFFAIQNDQSKMKDADYIHFIKIKI, from the coding sequence ATGAGATTCTTACTAATCTATACCATTTTATCAATTCTATTGTTTAGTTGCAATGATAAGAATAAGAAAGTTAATATTATAAATAATGAACGTAGTGACATAAATAGTTCATTTTTTATAAAACAAGATTCATTTAGGGTTAAGATACCCAACAATTCATACAATTACTATCATGTGGTTGAGCTTTATGATAACAGATATCTATTTGCTGTAAACTTGCTTGCTCCACTCCAGTTAAATATAATTGATTTAGTCGAAAAGAAGCATATTGATCAAATTAGTATTGATCCAAATCTGTTTAAAACAACGGAAATAACAAACATGCATGTTCATAATATAGATAGTATTTATTTTTTGTCAAGTCAGGGGCCCATGGTTTATCTAATAAACAGAGATGGAGCAGAAATTGACAAATGGACATCACCCGAACTTGAGATACCATATAATCTTGATTCAGTTCTACATTCCAAAGGCTATGGATTTGCAACATCTTCATATTTAGAAGGACCAGATGTAGATGTAAAAAATAGTTTATTATTTGTAAAATTAAGTCCTATTAGTTCAATGGATGAGATTGGGGATGTAAACATAAAACGACATGGGGTTTATGACTTAAAAAAACGCAAGTGGAAATTTATTTTTGGTAAATATAAGGGAGTTCTTGAAAAGAAGAAAGAGGGAAGATATTACTATGATATGCAACATCCGTATCAACTAAAAAACAATAATCATGTCTATGTAACTTACCCTGTTGATCACTCCATCTATAGCTATGACCTTGAAACAAACCAATATCTTGGAAAGATAGAAAATAATATTCCTATCAGTGAAAATTTTCCTTCACCATTGTATGGCAAAAAAGCACTGGATTACTCCAGTCTTATTGCTTTAAGAAAGGCAACTCCATATTACGGACCTTTGTATTATCATAAGGAATCTAAAAAATATTCTCGTTTCTTCAATCATATTGATAAGAAACATCGTAGTATCATCTTATTTGATGAAAATCTAAAGTTTATAGAAATAAAAACATTTAAGGTATCATCGATAAGTAAAATTATTGCTTGTGATGATGGTTTTTTTGCAATACAAAATGATCAGTCTAAAATGAAGGACGCCGATTACATTCACTTTATTAAAATTAAAATATAA
- a CDS encoding rhodanese-like domain-containing protein produces the protein MNKELYEETQKRLIKPVSVNEAEQLIHSMPQLEILDGRNIENYQQGHIEGAQLIDAFSPDAGSRLLELDKNIPYLVYCTTNVRSTMIVRFMHDQGFKEVYHMVEGMVGWIEHQKDTVSS, from the coding sequence ATGAATAAAGAACTATATGAGGAAACTCAAAAGAGGTTGATAAAACCCGTTTCCGTAAATGAAGCAGAACAATTAATCCATTCGATGCCACAATTAGAAATTCTTGATGGACGAAATATCGAAAATTATCAGCAAGGACATATTGAAGGAGCACAATTAATAGATGCTTTTAGCCCAGATGCAGGAAGTAGATTGTTGGAATTAGATAAGAATATCCCCTACTTGGTATATTGTACCACGAATGTTCGAAGTACCATGATTGTACGCTTTATGCATGACCAAGGATTTAAAGAAGTTTATCATATGGTAGAAGGAATGGTGGGATGGATAGAACATCAAAAAGATACAGTCTCCTCTTAA
- a CDS encoding efflux RND transporter periplasmic adaptor subunit — protein sequence MTKILLLTFVALFIYSCMPSNNKDSNPVIPKRQYIEEKNLVKVITLKKTTFRKEMVSNGKLHASRKVNLRFKTNGTVEKLFVKNGQRISVNDTIAILNSFEQEQRYEQAKFRLDKASIDLQDALISLGYRLDDSEKIPENFMQIAKSKSSYSSAQSELKTAIYHLNLTTLTAPFQGIIADIKTKEFENTSGEVFCLLIDDTNFEVQFPVLETEISNISLHKSIKVIPFSTDKVFSGYITEINPIVNENGLIDIKALVQNTGNLMEGMNVKILIENEIKNQLVVPKGAVIQRDNQQVLFKYTKEGIACWTYVQTNFENSTSYAVIAHPDKGGKLKAGDTIIVSDNLNLAHESKVEVKW from the coding sequence ATGACAAAAATATTATTATTAACATTTGTAGCATTATTTATATATAGTTGCATGCCATCAAACAATAAGGACTCGAATCCAGTTATTCCGAAACGCCAATACATCGAAGAGAAAAATCTGGTGAAAGTGATAACCCTTAAAAAAACCACTTTCAGAAAAGAGATGGTCAGTAACGGTAAATTGCATGCCTCTCGAAAAGTGAATTTAAGATTTAAAACAAATGGAACTGTAGAAAAACTATTCGTTAAAAATGGACAACGTATCTCAGTGAATGATACGATTGCCATTTTAAACAGTTTTGAACAAGAGCAAAGGTACGAGCAAGCAAAATTTAGATTAGACAAAGCTTCTATCGATTTGCAGGATGCCCTTATAAGTTTAGGTTACAGATTGGACGATTCTGAGAAAATACCTGAAAACTTTATGCAGATTGCTAAGAGCAAATCGAGTTATTCATCTGCTCAAAGTGAGCTAAAAACGGCCATTTATCATCTAAATTTAACTACGTTAACTGCACCATTTCAAGGTATAATCGCAGATATCAAAACCAAAGAATTTGAAAATACTTCGGGAGAGGTTTTTTGTCTGCTAATCGATGATACGAATTTTGAAGTTCAATTTCCAGTTTTGGAAACAGAGATTTCTAATATATCACTTCATAAAAGCATTAAGGTCATCCCGTTTTCAACAGATAAAGTTTTTTCCGGTTACATCACTGAGATTAACCCCATCGTAAATGAAAATGGATTAATTGATATTAAAGCACTAGTTCAGAATACTGGGAATTTAATGGAAGGGATGAATGTTAAAATTCTAATAGAAAATGAAATAAAAAACCAGTTGGTAGTACCTAAGGGGGCTGTTATACAGCGTGACAATCAACAGGTATTGTTTAAATACACAAAAGAAGGAATTGCTTGCTGGACTTATGTACAAACCAATTTTGAGAACAGCACTTCTTATGCAGTTATAGCACATCCAGACAAAGGAGGAAAACTGAAAGCTGGTGATACAATTATTGTTTCGGACAACCTTAATCTCGCACATGAATCAAAAGTAGAAGTAAAATGGTAA
- a CDS encoding leucine-rich repeat domain-containing protein, translating to MKKLICFIFSLLLMESVWSQEVNKFVVAKYSCTSSDGKVLIGCIIKDYKGDYPKDKFVIPETIGKKRVLAIDDYAFRGCDELKKKYGFKGPLILPQTIVSIGKYAFNGCDGLTGDLILPSLLKNIGMCAFADCKGFNGKLSLSPTLKHIGMSAFDSCFNLTGSLTIPSSLMSIESSVFRYCGKLSGSLILPLSVRSVGDEAFRGCENLSGNLILPSSLKIIGEAAFAGCSKLTGSLVFPSSVKYIGGSAFKDCHGLTGPLRLPQAINFMEASTFSGCNGLDGSLTLPSTLTFIGEDCFRACSGLTGELKLPSTLTSIERGSFYGCKGLTGSLVLPSSLTIIGASAFRGCSGFTGSLVMPKYITYVDESVFEGCSHLTGELRLPSSITSIRRSAFAGCCSFSGDLTIPSSVTSIGYSAFAGCNGFTGKLSLPSSLTSIRDEAFKECDHFSDVVSLALIPPVIGKEVFPKVATLYCPSPKLYKKAFGRKKFKQIKLSTDD from the coding sequence ATGAAAAAACTTATCTGTTTTATTTTTTCTCTCCTTCTTATGGAATCCGTGTGGTCACAAGAAGTGAATAAGTTTGTCGTTGCAAAGTATAGTTGTACCTCTTCAGATGGAAAGGTGCTCATTGGTTGCATTATTAAAGACTATAAAGGGGACTATCCCAAAGATAAGTTTGTTATTCCAGAGACTATTGGTAAAAAAAGAGTCTTAGCTATCGATGATTATGCTTTCAGAGGTTGTGATGAACTGAAAAAAAAATATGGGTTTAAGGGGCCCTTGATTTTGCCACAAACGATTGTTTCTATTGGAAAATATGCTTTTAATGGGTGTGATGGACTGACTGGGGATCTCATATTACCTTCTTTGTTAAAAAATATTGGCATGTGTGCTTTTGCTGATTGCAAGGGCTTTAATGGAAAACTATCACTATCTCCAACGTTAAAACATATTGGTATGAGTGCTTTTGATAGTTGTTTTAATTTAACAGGAAGTTTGACTATCCCTTCTTCTCTTATGTCTATTGAATCTTCTGTTTTTAGATATTGTGGGAAACTTTCAGGTTCGTTGATATTGCCATTGTCTGTACGTTCTGTTGGAGATGAGGCTTTTCGTGGCTGTGAGAACTTGAGTGGAAATTTGATCCTCCCTAGTTCTCTCAAAATTATTGGTGAAGCAGCCTTTGCAGGTTGTTCTAAATTAACGGGTTCCTTGGTTTTTCCTTCGTCTGTCAAATATATAGGGGGATCTGCTTTTAAAGATTGCCATGGACTTACTGGTCCACTGAGGTTACCTCAAGCTATTAATTTTATGGAGGCTTCCACTTTTAGTGGTTGTAATGGTTTGGATGGATCTTTGACTTTACCCTCTACCTTGACTTTTATAGGGGAGGATTGTTTTCGGGCTTGCAGTGGGTTGACTGGAGAATTAAAACTGCCTTCTACTTTGACGTCTATCGAAAGAGGTAGTTTTTATGGTTGTAAAGGTCTTACAGGTTCTCTTGTTTTACCTTCTTCATTGACAATAATTGGTGCATCTGCGTTTCGAGGTTGTAGTGGATTTACAGGTTCCCTTGTTATGCCTAAATATATCACCTATGTGGATGAATCAGTATTTGAAGGTTGTTCTCATTTGACAGGAGAATTGCGATTACCATCATCCATTACCTCTATAAGACGCTCAGCTTTCGCTGGATGTTGTAGCTTCTCTGGGGATTTGACCATTCCTTCATCTGTGACATCTATCGGATATTCAGCTTTTGCTGGTTGTAATGGTTTTACAGGAAAGTTATCCTTACCATCTTCTCTTACATCTATAAGGGATGAAGCTTTTAAAGAATGTGACCACTTTTCTGATGTTGTCTCTCTTGCATTGATACCTCCTGTTATAGGAAAAGAGGTGTTTCCAAAAGTCGCTACATTGTATTGTCCATCTCCTAAGCTTTATAAGAAAGCATTTGGACGGAAGAAATTCAAGCAAATTAAACTATCCACGGATGATTGA
- the buk gene encoding butyrate kinase has translation MKETKVLAINPGSTSTKIAVYQNKKCVFLKTIRHSAEELAQYETIYDQFAFRKKMILKELGAENIGPGAVNVIVARGGLTKPLESGVYEVNQAMIDDINSRQYGMHASNLAPLLAYDLASKIPNTQAFISDPVVTDELAALARTAGHPLFERKSIFHALNQKAVARAYANSISKPYDSLNLIVAHLGGGVSVGIHEKGNIIDVNNALDGEGPLSPERSGSLPNGQLVDLCFSGDYTQSAIRKMICGRGGFVAHLGTSDGLEIQSRAEAGDDKAQHMIDVMAYQISKAIGEMATVVAGKVDAILITGGLAYDKAMVAEISRRVSFLAPISIHPGEDEMDAMYSNAQRYLDGEEALKVYE, from the coding sequence ATGAAAGAGACTAAAGTTTTAGCAATTAATCCTGGTAGTACATCTACCAAGATCGCAGTATACCAAAACAAGAAGTGTGTTTTTCTAAAAACGATCAGACATTCAGCAGAAGAATTGGCTCAGTATGAGACAATATATGATCAGTTTGCTTTTAGAAAAAAGATGATTCTTAAAGAGCTAGGAGCGGAGAATATAGGTCCAGGAGCAGTAAATGTAATTGTTGCAAGAGGAGGCTTAACCAAACCTTTAGAGTCAGGTGTTTATGAGGTGAATCAAGCCATGATAGATGATATAAATAGTCGTCAGTATGGAATGCATGCAAGTAATCTTGCTCCTCTATTGGCATATGATTTAGCATCAAAGATACCAAATACACAAGCTTTTATTTCTGATCCAGTAGTGACAGATGAGTTGGCTGCACTTGCTAGAACTGCAGGTCATCCTCTTTTTGAACGTAAGTCTATTTTTCATGCTTTAAATCAAAAGGCGGTAGCAAGAGCTTATGCCAATAGTATCTCCAAACCATATGATTCATTGAATCTGATTGTAGCTCATTTAGGTGGTGGAGTCTCAGTAGGTATTCATGAAAAAGGAAATATCATCGATGTGAACAATGCGTTGGATGGAGAAGGACCACTTTCACCAGAACGTAGTGGATCGCTTCCTAATGGACAACTAGTGGATCTTTGTTTCTCAGGAGATTACACCCAAAGTGCAATTCGTAAAATGATCTGTGGACGTGGAGGTTTTGTTGCGCATCTTGGGACTTCTGATGGTCTGGAGATTCAAAGTAGGGCAGAAGCAGGCGATGATAAAGCTCAGCATATGATTGATGTAATGGCTTATCAGATCTCAAAAGCAATTGGTGAGATGGCCACTGTCGTTGCTGGAAAAGTGGATGCGATTCTAATTACAGGAGGACTTGCTTATGACAAAGCTATGGTGGCAGAGATCTCTCGTCGTGTCTCTTTCTTAGCTCCAATAAGTATTCATCCAGGAGAAGATGAAATGGATGCTATGTACTCTAATGCACAACGTTATCTCGATGGAGAAGAAGCATTGAAAGTATACGAATAA
- a CDS encoding leucine-rich repeat domain-containing protein: MRKFFVLIVLSFVVSNVWGQDVDQFDVEEYIYNGDLGMQLRGYLIKGYHGTFPEDKFVIPERINNKPVLAIGSDAFSECQKIQGPLVFPSFLRVIEETAFYRCRKLRGPLNFPTSLTYIGESAFDGCQELTGALTLPSSIEYLGGFAFYKCGNLTGTLTLSSSLKEIKEYTFFGCRHLTGNLIIPNSVVSIEKKAFGECVGFEGKLTLSTSLVSIGAFAFEGCCGLTGSLICPSSLKTIRRRAFYECTGFDGTLTLSTKLESIGAYAFYNCSGFTGDLKLPSSITSLEESVFYGCEGFDGILTLPTSLVSIRRSAFYGCYSFDCVLNFPTSLKTIESHAFYICYGLRGSLTLPESLESLGSSAFAGCSGFDGTLVLPSSIKNIRNYVFAECRGLHGTLTLPSSIEEIGEGAFSDCNGFIGLLTLPSSLNRIGEFAFNGCTGLRGWLTLPVGLESIGDSAFDDCRGFVGPLLFPTSLRSIGAFAFCNCSGFTGSLNFPSSVVSIGKSAFSGCSGFTGILSLPDSLVTIEASVFEDCSGFSGRLTLPASVREVGLYSFDGCTGFKEIHITSTKPPKLEAQSFPSSITTLICSTPSVYKKRSVFKTFDSIVTE, encoded by the coding sequence ATGAGAAAGTTTTTTGTATTAATTGTTTTATCCTTTGTTGTCTCTAATGTATGGGGACAAGATGTGGATCAGTTTGATGTGGAAGAGTACATATATAATGGTGATTTGGGAATGCAACTTAGAGGATATCTTATTAAAGGGTATCATGGAACTTTTCCTGAAGATAAATTTGTTATCCCTGAAAGAATAAATAATAAGCCTGTATTGGCCATTGGGAGCGACGCTTTTAGTGAATGTCAAAAGATTCAAGGTCCTTTGGTATTCCCATCTTTCCTAAGAGTGATTGAAGAGACAGCCTTCTATCGTTGTCGTAAATTAAGAGGACCTTTAAATTTTCCCACTTCACTAACTTATATTGGAGAGTCTGCTTTTGATGGATGTCAGGAGCTAACGGGAGCTTTGACTCTCCCTTCATCCATCGAATATTTAGGAGGGTTTGCATTTTACAAATGTGGGAACCTTACAGGAACCTTGACTTTGTCCTCCTCATTAAAGGAAATAAAGGAGTATACATTTTTTGGGTGTCGTCATCTGACAGGGAATTTGATCATTCCGAACTCTGTTGTATCCATTGAGAAGAAAGCTTTTGGTGAATGTGTTGGTTTCGAGGGGAAATTGACATTATCTACTTCTTTGGTTTCAATAGGAGCTTTTGCTTTTGAAGGTTGTTGTGGCCTTACAGGAAGTTTAATTTGCCCTTCGTCTTTAAAGACAATTCGACGGAGAGCATTTTATGAATGCACTGGGTTTGATGGAACTTTGACTCTCTCTACTAAATTAGAGTCGATAGGTGCATATGCTTTTTATAACTGTAGTGGTTTCACAGGAGACTTGAAACTTCCCTCTTCTATAACCTCGTTAGAAGAGTCGGTGTTTTATGGTTGTGAAGGTTTTGATGGGATATTGACTTTGCCAACCTCTTTGGTCTCTATTAGAAGATCAGCCTTTTATGGTTGTTATAGTTTTGATTGTGTTTTAAATTTTCCCACTTCACTTAAGACTATCGAGAGTCACGCTTTCTATATATGCTATGGTTTGCGTGGTAGTCTGACACTTCCCGAATCATTAGAGTCTTTGGGATCATCTGCATTTGCGGGATGTAGTGGTTTCGATGGAACCTTAGTCCTCCCATCTAGTATAAAAAACATCAGAAATTATGTGTTCGCCGAGTGTAGAGGTCTTCATGGGACACTGACACTTCCTTCTTCGATAGAAGAGATCGGAGAGGGAGCTTTCTCTGATTGTAATGGCTTTATTGGTCTTTTAACATTGCCCTCTTCTTTAAATAGGATCGGAGAATTTGCATTTAATGGGTGTACAGGTTTGCGAGGTTGGCTTACACTTCCTGTTGGCTTGGAGTCGATAGGGGATTCTGCATTTGATGATTGTAGAGGTTTTGTTGGTCCATTGCTATTCCCAACCTCTTTGCGAAGTATTGGTGCATTTGCTTTTTGTAATTGTAGTGGCTTTACGGGATCATTAAACTTCCCTTCATCCGTAGTGAGTATTGGTAAATCTGCATTTTCAGGTTGTAGTGGTTTTACTGGAATCCTCTCTTTACCTGATTCTCTAGTAACTATTGAAGCATCCGTATTTGAGGATTGTAGCGGTTTTTCCGGTCGCTTAACTTTGCCTGCTTCTGTACGTGAAGTTGGGCTCTATTCTTTTGATGGGTGTACGGGGTTTAAAGAGATTCATATTACCAGTACGAAACCTCCCAAGTTAGAAGCCCAATCTTTTCCAAGTAGTATTACAACGCTTATTTGTTCAACTCCCTCTGTATATAAAAAGAGATCCGTATTTAAAACTTTTGATTCTATTGTGACAGAGTGA